The window CTGTTCTCAGAACTCGTCACAAAAGAGCAACGCAACTCCAGGGATTCATCGAGGCGATTAACGAGAATCGTGCGGGAAATCGTACAGAGAGGCCGGCGCGAACCAAGGTGATCTCGCCGTCCTCCAGGGGCTGCCGCAGGATCTCCAAGACATGCCGCGGAAACTCCGGAAGCTCATCCAGGAACAAAACACCCCGATGGGCCTGGCTGATCTCTCCCGGCCGGATCGGCCTCCCGCCGCCGGCCAGCCCGGCGGCTGAGCAGGAGTGATGCGGGGCTCGAAAAGGACGCCGCCACAATAAGCCCATCCCCGACTCGAGCAGCCCGGCGGCGCTGTGCACCCGGGTCACCTCGATGCTCTCTTCAAAACTCAGTTCCGGAAGGATCCCCGGCAGGCGCCCGGCCAGCAACGTTTTCCCCGCGCCCGGCGGACCCACCATCAGAAGATTGTGCCCACCCGCCGCGGCGACCTCCATCGCCCGCTTGGCGGCGGCCTGCCCGCGCACCTGTGAAAAGCAGGGCCCGGCGTCGGCGTCGGCATCCCTCGCAACGACCCCCTCGGATCGCGGCCATTCCCTATCCGTCAGCTTGCCGACGACAGCCCGGAGGTTCTCGGCCTCGAACATGGGAATCCCCCGGATGGCTTGGGCCTCCGCCCCATTCCCCTCGGGGACGAGAAGCCGCCAATCCCTTTCCCGGCAACGCATGGCCATGGAGAGCACCCCCCGCACACGCCGGACCCGTCCATCCAGCGACAGCTCGCCCACGATGTAGGTCCGTTTGAG is drawn from Candidatus Eisenbacteria bacterium and contains these coding sequences:
- a CDS encoding YifB family Mg chelatase-like AAA ATPase, with the protein product MLACVYSFSLVGIDAFPVRVEVNVSDGATDFSIVGLPATSIRESRGRIATALRNAGFDFPTTRILVNLAPAGVPKSGTLLDLPIAVGILAASRQLPPEVLKRTYIVGELSLDGRVRRVRGVLSMAMRCRERDWRLLVPEGNGAEAQAIRGIPMFEAENLRAVVGKLTDREWPRSEGVVARDADADAGPCFSQVRGQAAAKRAMEVAAAGGHNLLMVGPPGAGKTLLAGRLPGILPELSFEESIEVTRVHSAAGLLESGMGLLWRRPFRAPHHSCSAAGLAGGGRPIRPGEISQAHRGVLFLDELPEFPRHVLEILRQPLEDGEITLVRAGLSVRFPARFSLIASMNPWSCVALL